CAATACTCATGGTTTGGCTTCTCATTTCTGAAATAGGTTTGGTAATCCCTCTCGATATAACAAAGGCCAAGGTAATGGTAATAGCAATAGCAAAGAAGGAGGCATTTAAGAAAATGGTCACGACATCACGAATTTGTGAGTAGACCGTTTCAATATTTGATTCCATCATAACAACACCAATAATTTCACCAGAGTTACTGGATGAGAAAATTGGTGAAACATTTTTTAATACTCGGCTGTTTTTATCTTCATCCAAGTATTGGTATTTACGATTACTTTCCAACAAGAGTGCTTGTTGAACATCACGGTCAGTTGACTTTAGGCCCACCACCGCTTGTCTCGTCTGGTCATTTGTACCCAAAATATAACCTTGATCATCAACGACTTGAATTTCCAAAAAATCCCCACCGATATAATCACGCAGGATATTTTGGATTAAACTCTCCGTTGTATCTTGGTCTTCATCCTCCAAGATTGGTGTTAGCGAGTTTTCCAAAAAACGGATATTCAAACTCATCTGATTATCAAAGTTATTAATCAATTCTGTTTCGAGCTGGCGAATAAAATACGCCCCAATAATTTGTAAAGATACCAATAGCAGAAAAATAAACAGCATTGGTATCTTAAAGTGAATGGATTGAAACCATTTAATTTTTTTATTCATGTTTTATTACTCCTGGTCTGGATTTTTCAAGAAGTAACCTACTCCTCTACGAGTAATCAACCATGTTGGATGACTTGGTGTATCTTCAATTTTTTCACGAAGACGACGAACGGTTACATCAACTGTACGAACGTCACCAAAGTAGTCATAACCCCAAACCGTTTGAAGTAAATGTTCGCGTGTCATCACTTGACCAATATGTTTGGCAAGGTAATGTAATAATTCAAACTCACGGTGGGTCAGTTCAATTTCTTCGCCACGTTTAGAAACAACATAGGCGTCCTCATGAATGGTGATCGCACCAATGTGAATGTCATTGCTTTTTTCTTCTTCTGGTTCAACAACTGGTGCTGCACTAACACGACGCAAGTTCGCTTTTACACGAGCAACAAGCTCACGGTTTGAGAAAGGTTTTGTGATGTAATCATCTGCCCCTAATTCTAGGCCAAGAACTTTATCAATTTCCGAGTCTTTTGCAGTCAGCATAATAATCGGCACTTCGCTTGTCTTTCTAATTTGACGGCATACTTCTAGGCCATCCATCTTCGGTAACATTAAATCTAATAGAATTAAATCGGGATTTACTTCCGCAAACTTCTCAACGGCTTCTTCTCCGTCAAATGCGGTATGAACTTCAAAGCCATCTTTGGCAAGATTGAAGTTGATAATATCTGAAATTGGCTTTTCGTCATCTACTACTAATATCTTTTTCATAAGCTTTTTATCTCCTTAAAGGGTTTACTCGACCTTTATATTCTCTCTAATTATACATGGGAAAATTAACAAGTGCAAAGCCCTTTTTGAAAGCGCTACAATCGCTTGAGTGGAAACTGATTAATCATCAATACATGAAAAGCTGAGATAAAATCCCAGCTTTTTTATAATTAAAACATTATAACTGGCATACCTACTTCTACAAGTTGGAAGAATTTCGTCATTGCTCCAGGTGGTGTATTAATACAACCGTTTGATCCGTTAGCTGCCCATTGATCAGATGCAAATGATGTTTGCCAGTTGGCATCGTGAATCCCTACACCATTCCAATCAACCGGAACCCAGTAGTTAACAGGCTGGGCATAGTCATTACCGCGACGTGGGTTATAGCCCACAAGTGTCGCATTTTCTTCTTTATTCCAAGCATAGAATACGCCAACTGGTGTTGGTGTTGTTGCATGACCGGATACAATCGGTGATTCAAATACCCGTGCACCATCTTTGTACATATACATCACTTGCGCTTGTAAATCGATTTCTACATAAGAATTGCCAATATCTGTACCGTCAGCGTGGTAGCCTGTTCCATTAATTTCTGGTTCAACCGTTACATCTTTACCAGCTAGGACATATTGGACAAGACTCTCTGCTTCGGCAATTGTTCCAATTGACCAACCATATGTACCCGGTGGGATTTCAACTGTTCCACGATTCGTACTATTAAATGTGCGTGTCTTATCATGGGTTGCATATTTATCATGCAACTGGTCTAAGTAAGCTTCTGCTGCAGCTTGATCAACAACGGGATTGCCTTCAGCGTCGATACTCATCCAGCTTCTAATTTGCTCAACTGGTACCACTTCTTCTTGACCAGCGATTTTATAAGTAATTACTGTACTTGCTAAGTCCTCTAGACGATCGATGATGGTTGTTAATTCTTCGCTGTCTGCTGTTAAAGTTGGCTTAATATAAGCTTCTTCAATTGTAACTGTTTCTTTTCCTTCAGAAAAAGCAGCTAGTAAACTTGCTTTGAGCGCCTCAATATCAACTTGTGTGCCTTGAACCTCGTCTTGAATGACGAAATTTCCAGCCTCAGTTACTACCTTGGCATTTTGAGAGGCAGCACGTTCTTTACTATCTAAATCCAAAGAAGCAAGTAAGTTGTTCAAAGCTTCTTCATTGTAATCAAATGTTGCTTGGCTTGTTTCTAAATTTTTGTCTTGGAAAGCCTTAATCGGCCAAATCCAGTTTCCTTGCTCTTGTTTAACTGTTTTTAAATAGGCGCTAATATCAACGCTTGCTTCCAATTCTAATGGTGTGATACTCGTTAATGTTTCACCGTTTTCGGTAATGGTGATGGTCTGGCTGTGCAGGTCTTTAGCAAACTTACGGTTTGCTTCTTCAACAGTGTCACCTGCTATACTAATCTTACCGACTTTAGTTTGTGGTAAGAAATGATCTTTAAAATAAATGCCGCCACCGATATATGCGATGAGAACAACTGCCAATACACTGATTCCCACCACGACTAATGATTTCTTTTTCAACAGAAACCCTCCATTTCTCTATTTCTTACAATTTATTACTGTTATGTTACATTTTGATTACATTGTGGATTTCTTTGCTTATTGTAACGCAAAATAATGCCTTTGGCTATATTTTTGCTCAAATTTATGAAAAACACATACTTTTTTCATATAAAAAAGAAGGATGAGGCGCGATACCTATCCTTCTATTGATTCACTTCTTCTATAATATATGAAAAATCATACTCTTCTTTTTTAACAATCATCAGCAAGCCATCACCTAACGGCACGACAGATGTTTCAAGGGCTGGATGATTAAGAACAGTCTCCATTAATTTATTCAATCGACGATGGATTTTACGCACGCGCTTAGGAATTTCTTTTTCATCATCTAAAATTGTTCCGCCTTGGAAGACGTCATCAATGACTAACATACCGCCTACCTTTAAGACATCCATACAATAAGGAAGAAACTCATAATACTTAGCTTTGGCACTATCCATGAAAATAAAATCATAGGGACCAGTTAAGGTCGGCAAAATATCAGCAGCGTCACCTTCTAGTAAGGTAACTTGATCTTTTAAGCCCATTCTTTCAAAGTTTGCTTTTGCGCGTTCAATCATAATGTCAAAACGGTCAATAGTCGTCAAGTGTCCGTCTTTACCAATATGCTGCGCCATCAAACTTCCTGAGAATCCAATCGCTGTTCCGATTTCTAGAATATGTTGTGGCTTAATTTGGCCAACAATCATATTTAAAAAAACAGCTGTTTCGTGAGGGATAATCGGAATCCGTCTCTCATTGGCATAGGCTTCAATGTCACCTAATTTCCCTGTAAATGGTTTTAACTCTTTACGCATGAAATCGACAATCTCTTCTTTAACAATTGGTCGATCCATCATTTCATTTTTCTTCATGACTCTTATCTCCTCAAAAAATCAATCCAACCTATTGCGCATCAGGGCGACATAGGCTGGATTGGTCGTTTATTCTTCCTCAGTTTTATCTTGCTCATCGTCTTCTTCAGCAACATGTTCCAAGTGAACCGATAAAACACGGCCACTCTCAACACGGGCTGTTGTCAGCATAAAGCCATTGATGCGAACAGTCACGCGTTCATTGTCAGCTGGGAAATAACCGATTTCTTCAATCATCAAGCCACCGATTGTATCCACTTCGTTGGATGATAACTCTGTTTTAAAAAGCTGATTGAATTTCTGCAAGGTCATTTTACCGCTAATAATATAATTTTTATCGTCCATCTTGCGTGATAGACGCTGAATTTCGTCATACTCATCTTCAATGTCACCAACAATCTCTTCTAAGACATCTTCTAGTGTAACAATCCCTTCTACACCACCATACTCATCCTTTAAGATTGCCATATGGGTTTGTAGTTTCCGAAACTCTACTAAAAGGTCATCAATAAAAATCGTTGCTGGCACAAACAATGGCTCATTTACTAAACTTCTTAAATTGAGTTGATCAAAACCTACTTCTTTTGAAGCTTTGAGGACATTCTTCATATGAAGGACACCAATTACTTCATCCTTATCGCCTTCATAAACCGGCATACGTGAATAAGGACTATTTAATATAATTTCCAAGTTTTCAGAAAGGTCATCTTCTAAATCAAGCATTAAGGTATCCGTACGTGGCACCATTAATTCACGAGCCAAACGCGTGTCTAAGGATAACACACCTTCCATCATTGTAAATTCTGATGGGTCAATTGCACCCTGTCCACGACTCTGTGCCAAAATCTGTCTCATTTCATCACGTGTTAACTTTTCTTCTTGTTTTGAAAAATCAATTGGTGATAACTTT
This genomic interval from Jeotgalibaca arthritidis contains the following:
- the yycF gene encoding response regulator YycF: MKKILVVDDEKPISDIINFNLAKDGFEVHTAFDGEEAVEKFAEVNPDLILLDLMLPKMDGLEVCRQIRKTSEVPIIMLTAKDSEIDKVLGLELGADDYITKPFSNRELVARVKANLRRVSAAPVVEPEEEKSNDIHIGAITIHEDAYVVSKRGEEIELTHREFELLHYLAKHIGQVMTREHLLQTVWGYDYFGDVRTVDVTVRRLREKIEDTPSHPTWLITRRGVGYFLKNPDQE
- a CDS encoding L,D-transpeptidase family protein, which gives rise to MKKKSLVVVGISVLAVVLIAYIGGGIYFKDHFLPQTKVGKISIAGDTVEEANRKFAKDLHSQTITITENGETLTSITPLELEASVDISAYLKTVKQEQGNWIWPIKAFQDKNLETSQATFDYNEEALNNLLASLDLDSKERAASQNAKVVTEAGNFVIQDEVQGTQVDIEALKASLLAAFSEGKETVTIEEAYIKPTLTADSEELTTIIDRLEDLASTVITYKIAGQEEVVPVEQIRSWMSIDAEGNPVVDQAAAEAYLDQLHDKYATHDKTRTFNSTNRGTVEIPPGTYGWSIGTIAEAESLVQYVLAGKDVTVEPEINGTGYHADGTDIGNSYVEIDLQAQVMYMYKDGARVFESPIVSGHATTPTPVGVFYAWNKEENATLVGYNPRRGNDYAQPVNYWVPVDWNGVGIHDANWQTSFASDQWAANGSNGCINTPPGAMTKFFQLVEVGMPVIMF
- a CDS encoding O-methyltransferase, producing MKKNEMMDRPIVKEEIVDFMRKELKPFTGKLGDIEAYANERRIPIIPHETAVFLNMIVGQIKPQHILEIGTAIGFSGSLMAQHIGKDGHLTTIDRFDIMIERAKANFERMGLKDQVTLLEGDAADILPTLTGPYDFIFMDSAKAKYYEFLPYCMDVLKVGGMLVIDDVFQGGTILDDEKEIPKRVRKIHRRLNKLMETVLNHPALETSVVPLGDGLLMIVKKEEYDFSYIIEEVNQ
- a CDS encoding hemolysin family protein translates to MNADPEAQSFLMNILVVIILTVINAFFASAELAYVSINRQKIENMADEGDKTAKRVLKLLEEPDDFLATIQVAITLAGFFNSASASSNFVPYLEPLLGSISGWQTIATIIITILLSYITLVLGELYPKQIALQMPEELARMTSGTISVVKVVVKPFVWLLSASTNILKKLSPIDFSKQEEKLTRDEMRQILAQSRGQGAIDPSEFTMMEGVLSLDTRLARELMVPRTDTLMLDLEDDLSENLEIILNSPYSRMPVYEGDKDEVIGVLHMKNVLKASKEVGFDQLNLRSLVNEPLFVPATIFIDDLLVEFRKLQTHMAILKDEYGGVEGIVTLEDVLEEIVGDIEDEYDEIQRLSRKMDDKNYIISGKMTLQKFNQLFKTELSSNEVDTIGGLMIEEIGYFPADNERVTVRINGFMLTTARVESGRVLSVHLEHVAEEDDEQDKTEEE